The Scleropages formosus chromosome 3, fSclFor1.1, whole genome shotgun sequence genome contains the following window.
agtgtatctagcagtgtaagtctccgggtgctctggtttcctcccacactccaaagacatgctgttcaggttcacacagagagagtgtgttcctctgatctatggatgagtgatatAGTGTATccagcaatgtaagtcaccttcatgaataaggtgtgtggcctgataacactacattcgttggaagtcgctttggagaaaagtgtctgcaactAATGTTGCTTGATGAATTATTCTGTAAATAATATGCAGCAAGAAAAtgcaatcaaaaataaaaatgttcatagATTTGAACATTCATAACATCAGAATCAAGTGTATCCAGTAAGTGTATTATTTCAGCAAGAGAACCCGGAAGAGTCGACACCCATAAGAGTTGTACCAAATGTCGGTTTTATTGATATCCCACACATACTCTGGAGAACACTGCACTACTGTTCAATAAAACAGAAGTATAAATACAGCTTAAACATCTTAATTTTGTTATACATTCAAACTTCATAGTACAATGTGCTAACATAAAATcatgttttcataataaaattgtgcaaaacacacacaaatgtgcaATTATAAGGTGCATTTATAAAATAACATATTCCAGCTTTAATCACCTCTAGATTTATAATTGCAAACAAAATGCAGCCATCTGCATTTTATTAAGAAGAAATTGTGGGGGGGGTTGAAAGGGACAAAACTAAGGGCAAAAGGTGTGATGGCAATCTATCACTTGTTTATTAATAGTCAACATCTCAATACTGATTGAGTTATTTATACTAAACATCTTCTTTAAGGTAACTATGAAATTAAGGTCAATCATTCTTCTAGTCCTATGGGGAACAACGGACACATAATATTTTCAAGCAatccaaacaaacacactgacatGGCACAGAGACTAAACAATTCAAGCCACCCATTTTTCTTACCAAATCCACTTAGTACACTCTTCCCGTTTTTCCATCTGtctccctcactcacacacacacacacacacacacacacacacacacacacacacacacacacacacacacacacacacacacacacacacaggccagagCCCTTAGCCGTTCTGTTATAAAACAGAGCGGTATTCTTTTCGTTTGCCCATGGCTGTATTGGAAAGGTGCAGAATCTAGATGGCGACAGAAGCCGGCTTAGACGATCTTTGAGCGATCACCTTCAATAAAGGGCACGGATGTAGCTCAACACAAACCCCTATTCTGCTTTCTCCTCCCAGTGTAAACTGGGTTCCGCTTTTGTCtccacaaatattttttcctagtattttcacaaagtgctttttcccccctcttgcTGGCTGTGCTGCATCCTCTTGAAGAGGCATGTGTGAAATCCAGCTatcagcagacagacacacacagacagacacagacagacagacagacaatcaCTACGGCAAAACGAGTGCAAATCTGTGAACCCACAATCGGCGAGGCGACTCGCACACAGGGCCGCTAATCCCGCGCTTTGTCTGGAGTGCTAACTGgattttaaagcacaaaacCTTGACTCGGAGCAGGAATCGGGCCTTCCGCAGGACACGGCGTCAGGCCAGGCTTGGCACCAATAACTGAACCCATTAGTTAGGTACACATTCCATCGAGTGCTTGGTTTGCATTAGAACAGCATagcatactgtaaatatgacaCAATctacataatatatatttctgtaagtTTTCCCACAGTTCTTAATTTGTCACtgtgtataatttaatttagtaCCTTTAGATAACTCATGTTACTTGAACTTACTGTTTAAAGATAATTTTGCAGGAATTTATACAtaagtatacatatatagtttTATGTTGCCGTCTGAAAAACTCAGGGAATATCATAATTTCGTTGTTTTGCACAGCATTACAATAAAATCTTCGATTCAAGGACattattttatagaaaattttAGACTTTCCACCTTTCCTTTTGAAAGAATAAactattaaaatgtactgtgtgtctttgctgaTCCTATGAAAAAGTATTacatatgaaatttaaaatacaagtaATTCAATTGGTGTTAAAATAAGTGCACATAGAAATGTAACAACTTTCATGTATGTGACAGttttacaaaatatgtaaatattgtataagCTGCACTCTGTATTGAAGGAAGATACTTGAAGGAAATAACTGCTGATATATTACCTAagctcatatatatatatatatgtattttcatcACTCTGGATTTATACTTCAACATAAATTAGTTCTTTGTAACTGTTatacattataaattataaaaaattatatattataaatgcTTCACTAACCTCTACATTTTTTCCACGCCAGTGCTGCCTTGGTTCATATAGATAcatattagaaaaataatatcTAAAAACAGACATGCATAAGACAGACAAGGTTTTTGTTGTATTATTTTCAGCTATTACACTAATATGACACCCCTCTAAGCATTGGTAAACTGGGGTACACAGGCTTTCAGAATCTTTGTATGTATAGTAAGTTATCACAACTGGAATATTGTTTTCATGGGAACATGCTTGCCATTACATTGGTTACCAACAAGTTCTGTACAACACTGTTTATTCGGTCTGCATCTGTGGTCCCCACGtcagttttgaaaatgtaaaaaaaaaaaaaaaaaaaagagctataATTATGTCTGATTTTGTAATGTTAAAAACTAAGCATAACATTGTGTAGAAATTGCAGAAAATGAATACAGTGTATTCAGTATAAGACAATCTTCAAATATTGTCCTGAAGAGTTAtaatgcactttgttttcaaaaaagaatGAGATATGGTTACACAAGTATGTTGATACAAAATTGTTTCAAAGTCACTATGATATTAGACAGAGGcctctatttacatttttggatCCTCAAATACCTTACTGGTTTTcctgtaaatgtttaatgttttctaCAGCTTGAGACAACATCACATGGTTGTACCAAGCAGCTATATGCTAAGCGGCATTATGGGTAAACTCCTAGACAGAGCACAGAGAGGGAAGGGTCTAATATGACAGGAGAACACACCTTGCTCCCTACGGTACAGCCACACACACCATTCAGCTGCCACAAAATCCctaaggtcaaaggtcacctcTTTGCAGGTTCTAAGGGGTGGAGAGGCCACTGGGCTGTATCTCCATGCTGGGGTGGGTTGTTGCTATGGGTCCTTCAAGGAGTTTATGCGAGCGCAGATCTTCAGTGCAGGGCCCAGCTTGATGTTCATAGCACCCATGAGGTGTTCCTCTGTGAGCAGCAGCAGTGCCTGGCCGTCAATCTCCTGCGAGCGGAACTCCTCAGCAATCTCCTGGCACcctgggggggaggaggaggaggaggaggaggaggaggaggaggggacactgCTTCAGCACTGTCCCATGTGGGTCCGTGTGGCCTTTCACACTACAGCTGCAGGTCTACTGAACGTCTGTTAGTCCACAGAATTGCAGAACATTTCTCAGCCGCCCTTATGTGAGGAAGAGCCcagaaaaggaattaaaaaggTCTCGTCAAGACTAGGTACAATTAGGTTGCCTATTTACCAGCTCTGATCAAAACCACCTGGATCGTGCCCCCCAGGACTGAAGTTAAACAGCCCTTTCTTTCTGTCCAAGACAAATGAACTTACCACGCTCCCGTGCTCCGCctaaattgtaaatgtaaattccctAAATACTGTGGTAATGCAGAGTCTAGACCCATACTCTACCTggtaaattatatataaaggAGCAGACTTCTTCGACAGTCCACAGCATCGGGTTTGATGCAGGAGCTTGCAGGGGGCCATCGGTGCCGTCCGACGCCTCGTTCACCCTGAGCCCTCGAGTGCAGTCACGATCCCGTTCCGCCTGCCGCCGGAGCCTCGTTGTCATGGGAACAGgggcttcctcctcctcatccaccTCCATGTCGTGCAGTGGCTGTGCCTCCCTAATGCTGCTGtatggagctgctgcctgtagGAAGCCCCTTAGAGTGAGATGAGGGTGGTCTTCAAATGCTCTCGTCTGTGAGAGTCATACAGAAAGATCCCCATAGCAACAGGAATACAGTTCATCTGTGCTTAACCAGATCTCGGGTGATTGGATATTGGAGGGACCGTGTGGTCCGGTGCATCACGATGttgcttttaaatatattttccaaaatttaaaaacacttgcgacagactggcgtcccgtcctgggtgtgtcccctccccctccggccttacgccctgtgttaccgggtaggctccgtgaccccgtatgggacaagcggttctgaaaatgtgtgtgtaactcaaaatctaataaaaaaaaaaaaaaaaatgtttatagcGAAGGAAGTTATGTATACGATACGTTGGAATGACCGGTCATAATTGCACCCCCTTCCCCCTATTAGTCCGGTTATGCTAGGATTAACTGTAGCTACAGGAATGAGGAAACCCTGCCACTTGGAAGGTTGTGTTTCAGCACTTTTTGCATTACCAGACTTATGACTTTATTGCTAATGCTCACCGATTCATATCGATGGTGATTTCAATGAAACTGGAAACAGGGCCGGATGGAAAGGAGGCTCTTGCCCGGGAAAACCCACAATCCCCCTGTGGAACCGTTTCCCATCTGTCCAACCACTGACCTGTCGCAGGAAGTGTTCCCGTGAACCTCCGTCGATGCGACGCGGGGGCCGCCCCCTCCTCCCGTCTGTCCGGCGAGGCCAGCGAGACACTTTCTCTGCCTTCAGCAGGCTGATGCGCTTGGTGCAGCTGACATTGAACCTTGGGCCAagaaggaagtgtgtgtgtatgcgttaTGTTGCTCTGTTATATAAAGGGTAGAACCCTGAAGAAGTGAAAACTTAAGAAAACCAAACTTTAAACCTTCTTCCTAATTTTAACCCTTGCATATCTGTGTCCCAAAATCCAGTATCACCTGGAAACTGCCGattaataatgcaataaaagtTCTCAATAAGTGCAATGGGGATCTTGATGTATATTCAGGGAGTAGCAGGACATCAGTAAGTAATTCTATTTTCCCTTATTTAGATTCCTCATGAGAGAATTTAATAACCAAATGGTTTCCGGGTGCAAGACAATAACTGAGCCAATGCAGACAGCGTAGAGCTCCCACCGAATTGCTGTACATCATCACATGACATATGTATTGTTTCAGTTTAGTGGAGCTATAGGATGCTGCTTGTATTTGCTTGCATCTCCCAAAATTACGACCTTACCGCAGAGAGAAGCTTACCGTCGGACACAGGTCATGGAGCAGAAACGCTTTGACCTGAGGAACATGTTGGCATAGCCCGTCTTCCCACAGAACTCGCACCGCAACACATCGGTCAGCCCTGCCTCTGACATGCCTGCCAAAAGTGAGAGAGAAGGTCTGGTTTTGCATTcccttttattcattcatagacgcttttctccaaagcaacgtttAATGATGATAACGTAGTATCTGCCACCtctatccaaggtgacttggagtgttagatacactgcactgaactccctgcagtcatctgtacagcagagcgctgtaaaacacacacacacacacacacacacacacacacacacacacaaattcgcCCGAAACACGTGTTTCGATGGTCCGACATCACAGATTCGCGGCCACGCCTACAGAGGCAACTCGCTTAGTGGAAACTGCAGCATTGAACCTTACCGTCCACTGCAGCGTTGGCTGCGTCGACGGCCTCGTCCATGTCAGTGTCTGTGGAGTTTTCCGCCTGCTCCGGGTCCATCAGGGAGTCATCGGGCTGTCGTCCTCCATTGGCTTTGGTCTCCTGGACTTCGGGCAGCGTGGCCTGCTGGTCCACCCCCAGTGAGGAACGGCTCACCTGTAGCGGGAAAAAGTCCCGACATCATACAGCCCTGGTTGACCCCAGCGACATCCTGGAGCATCCTCAGCTTCCCTGCACGTGTCATCTGTTTAATACAAAGGTCGTCAGCAACAAGGTGACTATCAGAGCCGCTGCAAAAGAGCTTCCGACTCCGGACCCATGTGCTCCGTCCCAGAATTCCACACTTCACAGTTCGCAGGTTCAAACTGTCGAACTACCGCACGCTAAGCCAATGCTTCCTAAATTACTTTTGCAGCAACTTAAATTGCTTTTAGTGCACCATTCATGATTGTGGTGAGCCTGTCTACGCCTGGGCTTTGCTATCACACCACAACAGCTTCCTCTTGTGGACATACCGGGAACGGTTCCAGCCCCTCTTGGATGACGAAGCCCTCAATGAGGTGTGTGAGGATGTGGGGTTTAACGATCGCCTGTGGGGGCTGGCTCTCAGGACCCCCCGGTAGGCTGGCTGGGGGGTGCTTGCTGGTGCTTCTTACCACGGCaggcaggaggggagggggggagcgGTTGACATAAGGGGGGTCCCCAGAAGATCGTATCACGGAGGCGTTGCCGGCTGATGTTAAGCAGGAAAAGCCAGAAACCGCTGCAGAGCAAAAGGCGGTCCAATTTCAGTGCCGTGTGGCTGGGGCAGCGGGGCGTCACACAGCTCTGCACTGGTAAATTTACACAGCATCACAGATCTCACACCTCCTAGGGTACGAGTGACCAGAACGACCCTCCATTCCCGGTACCTGTGCAGTCATCCGAGTGGGGCGACACGTCATTGCAGTGCCTCTCCAGACCAGCCGATGGCGACAGAGTTGGGGGAGTCGGAGTCGAGTTCCTCTGTGGACAGGCGAGGCCGTCTTCCCTCGATTCCACTGCGCAAACCCCGTCCACCTCACAGAGCTGCTGGGCTGACTACCCAGCATGCAACACATAaccagcagcacacacacactcaaagtgAAACTGCAAAactggggaaaataaaatatgaggAGAACTCTTCATACTAGGGcaatgggtggcacagtagcacagcgagtagtgctgctgtctcgcagcgcccgggtggtgcgagagaacgagggttcgatccctactcagtctgtgtggagtttgcatgttctccctgtgtctgcctgtCCCTgagggttttctctgggtgctctggtttcctcccacagtccaaagacatgctgttcaggttccccacatagtgtgagagtgacacagagtgtgtcttccactgatgtatggatgagtgactcagtgtaagtaatgtacctagcagtgtaagtcaccacggtgaataaggtgtgtgggctgataacactacatagagttcattggaagttgcattggagaaaagcatctgctaagtgaataaatgtaaatttacattgcTTTACACTTACTGTACTGCCACTCACAGTCCCACTGGGTCCTGAACTTACAAACAcacttgggactggaagtctctAACTTGATTTGTGCGGCACTCGAAAGTCAGTTTTACTGCTAAacaacaatcaataaaagctgaataaaaagTGAAGGAACATCTATATTAATATCTTGGGCTTTGTAAAAAATCTCATAAACCCCTATAACTAAAATAGGCACTGTAacacatccatccacccatcaacTGTCTGTTCAGTGCAAGGTTGTGGTGTCTGCTGTATCCCGGTAACATACGGTGGAGACAGGGTACACGTAACGCAACACCACTACATTGGTGTGTAACACATATTTCTTAACTGCAAAGTACagtgaaattaaagtttttaagttcctgataataaaaaaaaaaaaccacaacctCCAATTTAATGTTTATCAACTTCAGGCCCCATTCATCTTCATCAACAGCACAATGCAtgaaagcttaataaaacatgTCTCGATTTACTTACAGGTATTGTTCTGCAAAATCCTTGATATAGTTACACAACAGTGGAAAACTTGAAAGGCTTTCCAGCTCAAGATTTTTAGCAACTTAGCTACATTCATTTATACCATAAACCTGTACAACATTCCTCATTTTCTTGTTGATCACTGACACAAGCTTTAAACATCCAtcgtggaagcgagttgaatgaaggcggtCCCACACCTCTATTGTGTTTCTACTCTGAGCGTGTTTCCCTGCCAACTAAACGGCAGCAAGCAGAAATGCCAGTCGTTTGCCCTTtacaacagaaattttagaaagaaaaaaaaaaaaaaaagaaaaaaaagtgaagaaaatggcaataaataaataaataatgttcatATCTTATAAAATTTGCATATCAAATGTTCATAAAACAAAGAATCAGTGCACTCTAAGGGCCATACCATAATTAGCAGTGGTCACAGCTGCACGAAGACACTCACCACTGGGGGCTCCACTGAAGCAGCAGGCTGAACTTTCAGGTCGACAGCCATGGTCTGCGGTGGAGGAAGGTTCTGGAGGGACTGGTAGGGCATCTGCACCAGCGCTTCAGCCACTGGCAGCTCCTCCTCTGACACCAACATCTGGCCTGACTGCGCAGCCAGGGCCTGTACCGAGCGCAGCGAGAGGCGCTGCAGCGAAGCCGGAGGGGGGTGCGAGTGCAGCGGTGGAGGCACAGCTGGGGGCAGAGACGTCTGGCCCAAGGGAGCTCCCTGGGGGAGAGGCTCTGCGCTGAGCTGCGGAGGGGTTGACACCAGCACCGGAGGCGGAGGCTGGATGATTAGGGTGGGCGAGTGGCCGGCGGGCGACTGCGGCGCGGCACCAGACACGGTCACGGTCTCCGGCTCAGAGGCCGACGACAGAGCAACCGTGGCACAGTGCTGTGACTGGACCGCCTCTGCGGGCGGCGTGCTTAGGTTCGGCACAGGCAGACAGTGCTGGGAGGGAGCTTCCTGTGTGGTGACGCGCAGTGCGATGTGCTGCACCTGCCGATGGGTGGCAGCAGGTTGCTGAATGATGAGCTGGTGATGTGCCCCCTTGTGGCCCGAAGCACAGTGCAGCTGGTGTTTCACCAAAGCCTGAGACTGGACAGCTGTATAGGAACCTGACaaagtagtagtaataataaacaacaacaacaacaacaacaacaacaacaacagcagcagcattcagTTTAGCATACTGAGAAATCCCTCCAATGCCTGACATATCTGGcaatatttcaaatgtatttcACTGTTATGGTCCATACCTGAAGTTCCACAAATTTGTGGCTGATCGAAGTGTTCACCTTCCCACCCAAGAGAACAATCAAATTtagctggtagcagagtggttagaacggctgcctttggacccacaggttcaaatctaacctctggctatagtaccttcgtgcaaggtacttacattaaaattactatAGTgcccaaatgggtaaataactgtgggtagattaatgttttaaattgctttggaaaagtgtcagctaaacgaataaatgtaaattcaaacaTCCCATTATAATTCAGGTATATTTGGTTTATTCATTACGTGCACAAACTGTTGTCGACCACAGATAACTGCCAGTGGGTCACCGGAGTACCAACGGCAGCGCAAACCCGTACGTACCCGTGTCCAACGTCTGGGCCGACTTACTCGGAGACACGAGCTGATGGCCCGGCTGTAACCTGCCCAGGTCGGCGCCAcgtgtttcactgatggatCCCTCCGCCGCACTCTCTGGCTGCTGGCTGCCGCTCTTTTGGGGGAGCACAGCGCTCTTTGGAAGGGAGGGGCCCACAGCCTGGGGTGCCTGAGCGGCTTTCACCGGGGCAATCTGAGCCGCAGGCGTGGCCGCTGGGGGGTGCGCGCGGAGGGCCAGGCTCTGCACCTGTCGAGATGGCGGGGACCACAACTTAAACGATTCATTTTGGAAGATACAAGAGCAAAGAGAAGCCAATAACCTGGACACCATGACTTCCAAACACACAAGTCACTGGTGTGATGAGGAATGGTGTACCATGTGCCACGTGCGCTCCGCGCCGCGCTCCGCACCTGCGCACACCTGTAACAAGCTCACCTGAGCAGAGGCAGAGGACACTACGGGCAGATCGGGCTGCACCGTTGCCATGGTAGCAGCAGGTGTGAGAATGAGCTGGaagacagagagcaggagcgAGGGGAGAGAAACGGCATCAGCTGAAGAGTGTGGGCTGAGCCTGAAACGCACACTTTGCCGAAACATTCGGTCCCTACGAAACGCGGGTTAACTACTTTGCAAGTGCATTTTATTGTTACGGTTCACACTGTTACTGAAGTGTTTTTCCAAgaggaaaattaacatttaatcaaATGATCGTCTGAGGATAATTCAGTCAAACTGTGGAATATCTCATACCCTTTTGATTCCTCTTAGATAGAGTACTGTGTGATCATACCTTTGAAATATGGTAAATTCTTGACCTTCtttgatttatttgaaatgtctCGGTATAACGATgctgttattttaatgaataaaaaaaacaatatacataCACCAAATTAAATAAGCCGTTTAATGGTGGTAGCAGATCTCAAAACACCGAACAAAGTCACAAAAAGAAGCTAAATGAACTGGGTTAATCATTCATGAAGTCTGTGTCTTTGCTAATGAGATACTGGGGCCATTTGAAATTTCATGCAGTCCCTTTcgtacaaaaacaaaaaaaagttatgtcTGTGGAGAAGTCACAGCGGCAAACACATGAAAGATCACTTCGATATCAAACAAGATAACAAAACtactggggggaaaaacaaactaCTGTTGGTGAAGGAAAAATACtagatattatatatatacaaaagaaTATAGTTTTACTTATATAATAACAATACTAGATGACTAATAGCAATTGCATGTTATCATATTAAATAATGTTCATTCTTTTTGGTATCACTGAGTCTTTCTGATCCTACAGTATGtctataaatataattaaatttaaaaaaaaaaaaaaaaaaaaaaaaaaaaaaaaaaacaacttctgtTCCTTTTACCCTTCATATACAAGTACAAGCAAGATGCTAAAGGGTTTGATGTTAAGTAAATACTGCTGTTATTTCCTGGAGAGATGTACACtagtacacatttacattttctaattTGCCTGTTACCATAGagtcacaacattttttttttttttaaacacatatacTAGGCACAACAAAATGCCAGCCAGTTCCATGGAGGTGTGTGTTGATGTGAAGGATATGAGCTTCTTTACCCTGGCGGTTGCTGTGCACACGTGTGTTGACAGTGGGGGGTGGTGTTAGTCTGGGAAGGCAAGGATGGTGGCAGAGCGCATGTTAAGGAGACCACGGTGTAAGAAAAGGCTTAGCCTGACATCCAGCGTTTCTATAAAGAAGATACCATACTTACCCAGAACGGACAGAGTAAAAattctccagctgtataaatggataaattattgtaatacGTATGTTatcactgtaagtgactttggagaaaaaagaaattaatttctctcttttctcgaaagtgacatacaatgattaAAAACTCGTATTTAGCCGACAGCATTatacaaggtgacttacaacattagacACACTGCACTAACctgcctacagtcattcacacatctacacagcatggcaatgtaacacacacaaatacaatacTATGGGCAGTTCGCAGTCACCAATTCCTCTGAAACaaatttggactgtgggaagaaacccgaGTACccggaataaaaaaaaaaaaaaaaccacataaccaagaaaacagcaaattccacacaaactgagtggggatcaagcccATGTACAATTACACCATCGACCACAGGTTtacactgtcactgtgctgcctatagtgtaaataaataagtaaatatgaaGTACTTataacacacacagttcagtCCTTTCACAGtcttcctcttaatgtaattatgacatgttgccagtttaaaaaaaaaaaaacattttgttttgatttaatCAAGTAATGGAAATACCAGGCCCTCTGGAGGCAGGTGAGCAAGTTGCTGAGAAGAAGCCTGTTTCGCCAACACACTGGCATTGAAAAATGGCTTACAAGCAGCGAAAATGAGTTTCACTCTGAACACCAGTAGAGAAGCTCTTGGGCCTGTAACGGCTGTCAGGAGGCCCAGTTACTCCCCGCTTGTCTTCTTTCCACCTGTCATGTCAAAGCATAACTAATGTCTGCAGACACGTAAAGAAAACATGTCTGCTCGCCAAAAACACAGGGATATCCTTGTAAATCCACCACCGGAAAGAGCTGTATTTACATTGACCTTCCTCAActggcacacccccccccaccaccatctTACCATTTGAGTGCGCAGATACACCTGCGCCTGGCTGCAGGCAGGCGATCCATTCCCCAGGAGCACGGCCTGCTGGGACACCGTGCCCCCGGTAGCTGAGGAGCTGCCGCATGGCGTTCTGCCTCCTAGCTGTGGTGTGACTGGAGATGTGGGCAGGGTCATCTAGAATGGAAAGAGACTGGTGGTCCCATTATTGCTTACCATTCTGAAATACTACATCAATCTCAGCAGATCTGCaaaacaaagacatgctgtggcTGCGCTGCGGAGCCATACAGACTCTGCAGACACAGCCCGCACGGTATATCCCGCGTCTACTGCGGCATGACCACTTACCGAGGTCTGGGAGGAGCCTGGTGATGGGGGGACGCTCTCGCTGGGTGTGGGCGAGGAAGAAGGGGACTGCCTGCTTCCTGGCAATGCAGCCTGAAAGCGGCAGACACGTCACAGGTGTTACGCGGAGTACAATGAGCTTAGACACTCAAGTTAATTCATTTGGAGAattgtgttttcactgacattGAAGTATTTTTGTTGGTCAgtgtccaaaagaaaaaaaaaagaaaaaaaaaaaaaagctaaaaagttAAATCAATTCTAATTAAATGTCAGAGAAGAATAGAACAAGAAAAGGTA
Protein-coding sequences here:
- the LOC108935256 gene encoding polyhomeotic-like protein 3 isoform X5 gives rise to the protein MDGETSATTSASSGSTVTTSASSSTHVRSQAPPSSLFGVPADRQAVQVIQQAVQRPQSMAAQYLQQMYTAQQQHLMLQTAALQQQQHLPGTPLQTLAGVQQAALPGSRQSPSSSPTPSESVPPSPGSSQTSMTLPTSPVTPQLGGRTPCGSSSATGGTVSQQAVLLGNGSPACSQAQVYLRTQMLILTPAATMATVQPDLPVVSSASAQVQSLALRAHPPAATPAAQIAPVKAAQAPQAVGPSLPKSAVLPQKSGSQQPESAAEGSISETRGADLGRLQPGHQLVSPSKSAQTLDTGSYTAVQSQALVKHQLHCASGHKGAHHQLIIQQPAATHRQVQHIALRVTTQEAPSQHCLPVPNLSTPPAEAVQSQHCATVALSSASEPETVTVSGAAPQSPAGHSPTLIIQPPPPVLVSTPPQLSAEPLPQGAPLGQTSLPPAVPPPLHSHPPPASLQRLSLRSVQALAAQSGQMLVSEEELPVAEALVQMPYQSLQNLPPPQTMAVDLKVQPAASVEPPVSAQQLCEVDGVCAVESREDGLACPQRNSTPTPPTLSPSAGLERHCNDVSPHSDDCTAVSGFSCLTSAGNASVIRSSGDPPYVNRSPPPLLPAVVRSTSKHPPASLPGGPESQPPQAIVKPHILTHLIEGFVIQEGLEPFPVSRSSLGVDQQATLPEVQETKANGGRQPDDSLMDPEQAENSTDTDMDEAVDAANAAVDGMSEAGLTDVLRCEFCGKTGYANMFLRSKRFCSMTCVRRFNVSCTKRISLLKAEKVSRWPRRTDGRRGRPPRRIDGGSREHFLRQGLPTGSSSIQQH
- the LOC108935256 gene encoding polyhomeotic-like protein 3 isoform X3, with the translated sequence MDGETSATTSASSGSTVTTSASSSTHVRSQAPPSSLFGVPADRQAVQVIQQAVQRPQSMAAQYLQQMYTAQQQHLMLQTAALQQQQHLPGTPLQTLAGVQQAALPGSRQSPSSSPTPSESVPPSPGSSQTSMTLPTSPVTPQLGGRTPCGSSSATGGTVSQQAVLLGNGSPACSQAQVYLRTQMVQSLALRAHPPAATPAAQIAPVKAAQAPQAVGPSLPKSAVLPQKSGSQQPESAAEGSISETRGADLGRLQPGHQLVSPSKSAQTLDTGSYTAVQSQALVKHQLHCASGHKGAHHQLIIQQPAATHRQVQHIALRVTTQEAPSQHCLPVPNLSTPPAEAVQSQHCATVALSSASEPETVTVSGAAPQSPAGHSPTLIIQPPPPVLVSTPPQLSAEPLPQGAPLGQTSLPPAVPPPLHSHPPPASLQRLSLRSVQALAAQSGQMLVSEEELPVAEALVQMPYQSLQNLPPPQTMAVDLKVQPAASVEPPVSAQQLCEVDGVCAVESREDGLACPQRNSTPTPPTLSPSAGLERHCNDVSPHSDDCTAVSGFSCLTSAGNASVIRSSGDPPYVNRSPPPLLPAVVRSTSKHPPASLPGGPESQPPQAIVKPHILTHLIEGFVIQEGLEPFPVSRSSLGVDQQATLPEVQETKANGGRQPDDSLMDPEQAENSTDTDMDEAVDAANAAVDGMSEAGLTDVLRCEFCGKTGYANMFLRSKRFCSMTCVRRFNVSCTKRISLLKAEKVSRWPRRTDGRRGRPPRRIDGGSREHFLRQAAAPYSSIREAQPLHDMEVDEEEEAPVPMTTRLRRQAERDRDCTRGLRVNEASDGTDGPLQAPASNPMLWTVEEVCSFIYNLPGCQEIAEEFRSQEIDGQALLLLTEEHLMGAMNIKLGPALKICARINSLKDP